The following proteins are co-located in the Natrinema halophilum genome:
- a CDS encoding zinc-ribbon domain-containing protein: MNTCSDCGAAVNQSDKFCSECGSDIEPPKINSDVYKETDYQAHKGGLFRNYVFDAGHVQTWEWVVMTALLFFLPPVGFFVAGWILIGCIHKVDATGTRVNPGGRSSAGLFSLILLTVGALIVSGVLLLLLLIALL; this comes from the coding sequence ATGAACACCTGCTCAGATTGTGGTGCCGCTGTAAATCAGTCTGACAAATTTTGTAGCGAATGTGGATCGGACATTGAGCCTCCGAAGATAAACAGCGATGTCTACAAAGAAACGGATTACCAAGCTCACAAGGGAGGTCTTTTCAGAAACTACGTTTTCGACGCTGGACATGTCCAGACATGGGAATGGGTAGTAATGACAGCACTTCTCTTTTTTCTTCCACCAGTCGGTTTCTTCGTTGCTGGTTGGATCCTTATCGGGTGTATTCACAAAGTAGATGCCACTGGGACTAGGGTTAACCCAGGCGGACGATCATCAGCCGGACTATTCTCGCTTATATTACTCACGGTCGGAGCTTTAATCGTCAGCGGAGTTCTCCTGCTTCTGCTATTGATCGCTCTTCTATAA